One window from the genome of Microcebus murinus isolate Inina chromosome X, M.murinus_Inina_mat1.0, whole genome shotgun sequence encodes:
- the LOC105856793 gene encoding transcription factor BTF3, with amino-acid sequence MKETIMNQEKLAKLQAQVRIGGKGTARRKKKVVHRTATADDKKLQFSLKKLGVNNISGIKEVNMFTNQGTVIHFNNPKVQASLAANTFTIMGHAETKQLTEMLPSILNQLGADSLTSLRRLAEALPKQSVDGKAPLATGEDDDDEVPDLVENFDEASKNEAN; translated from the coding sequence ATGAAAGAAACTATCATGAATCAAGAGAAACTCGCCAAACTGCAGGCACAAGTGCGCATTGGTGGGAAAGGAACTGCTCGCAGAAAGAAGAAGGTGGTTCATAGAACAGCTACCGCAGATGATAAAAAACTTCAGTTCTCCTTAAAGAAATTAGGAGTAAACAATATCTCTGGTATTAAAGAGGTGAATATGTTTACAAACCAAGGAACAGTGATCCACTTTAACAACCCTAAAGTTCAGGCATCTCTGGCAGCAAACACTTTCACCATTATGGGCCATGCTGAGACAAAGCAGCTGACAGAAATGCTACCCAGCATCTTAAACCAGCTTGGTGCAGACAGTCTGACTAGTTTAAGGAGACTGGCTGAAGCTCTGCCCAAACAATCTGTGGATGGAAAAGCACCACTTGCTACTggagaggatgatgatgatgaagttCCAGATCTTGTGGAGAATTTTGATGAGGCTTCCAAGAATGAGGCAAACTGA